The following proteins are co-located in the Chryseobacterium daecheongense genome:
- a CDS encoding DMT family transporter: MKAHNEKWILLLLLSLIWGSSFILIKKSLEHFNPFQVGALRVLIAGIILLPIAISKYKLFPKKHIKWLILAAITGNFIPMFLFPIAETEVSSSIAGIINSMMPICVIIVGALVWKFETTKHQIIGVCISFAGVCILAFGGGDGAKFKMIPIALLLLATLCYAISTTTVKSKLMELSSVILSSFIFSFILFFPSIIALALTGFFSEFSFSKDNMTGLLFVSLLSIFGTGLAMTMNYRLLKVSSPLFASTVTLLMPIVAIIWGILDGEKLTFLQFVGAAIIIGGLIFLRTKPAVKK, from the coding sequence ATGAAAGCACACAATGAAAAATGGATTCTCTTACTGCTGCTCAGTCTCATTTGGGGATCTTCTTTTATCTTAATTAAAAAATCTTTAGAACATTTTAATCCTTTTCAGGTAGGTGCATTAAGGGTCCTTATAGCAGGGATCATATTATTACCTATCGCAATTTCGAAGTATAAACTATTTCCTAAAAAACACATCAAGTGGCTTATTTTGGCAGCGATCACGGGGAATTTTATCCCGATGTTCCTCTTTCCTATTGCAGAAACAGAAGTAAGCAGCAGTATTGCAGGGATTATCAATTCTATGATGCCCATTTGCGTGATTATCGTAGGCGCACTGGTATGGAAATTTGAAACCACAAAACATCAGATTATAGGAGTTTGTATTAGTTTTGCGGGAGTATGCATCCTCGCTTTCGGAGGAGGAGACGGAGCGAAATTTAAAATGATTCCGATTGCTTTGTTATTGCTGGCTACATTATGCTATGCGATAAGTACGACCACTGTAAAATCGAAGCTTATGGAATTGTCTTCTGTTATTTTATCCTCATTTATATTCTCTTTTATACTCTTTTTTCCTTCGATCATTGCTTTAGCATTAACAGGATTTTTCTCGGAGTTTAGTTTTTCAAAAGACAATATGACGGGATTGCTTTTTGTAAGCTTATTGTCGATTTTTGGAACAGGACTGGCCATGACCATGAATTACAGGCTCCTGAAAGTATCGTCTCCGCTCTTTGCATCAACCGTTACTTTACTGATGCCTATTGTTGCCATTATCTGGGGCATTCTGGATGGCGAAAAATTAACTTTCCTCCAGTTTGTAGGCGCAGCGATCATTATAGGAGGTTTGATCTTTTTAAGGACAAAACCTGCCGTAAAAAAATAA
- a CDS encoding tetratricopeptide repeat protein has translation MEEYFGNELVKKFEEMIENNDEFYFDTEELEDIIVYYLELGDFNYADNAVNYGLKLHPNSLDIKIKKLEVLLEWEDYNTAKELIDELKASSMEHTDFLVCYAKYYSNLGNPRKSIEICKKALELKEEENFLHNFIADEYVNLGDPFNALKHYRKALKEDPTDEYALENCMICFNDLKKSEEAIAFLNEYLDEFSYSETAWYEYGQFYFNRKNYEEAIKGFDYLLAINSSSVGVYANKAACYEALGQYKKAIEVYEEMLELEYTKAFTYYKIGLCYKAMKQPIIALNSFQKSLREDPQFYLSMMEQSYLYEEMGGMAEALHFAKEATHLNDSNLDYQKRLAFLFIDAGKFEESLSCLKKLVASEPSRFYNWYAYSEVLMLLGEYEEAVTILYKAIENHNRAELYYQLSNCYFNLRDQEKGIETLQKALDLDPTLVQDMQKKYPFIKDGVKKAKAKVKKKN, from the coding sequence TTGGAAGAATATTTTGGAAATGAACTGGTAAAAAAGTTCGAAGAAATGATTGAAAATAATGATGAATTCTACTTCGATACAGAAGAACTGGAAGACATTATTGTTTATTATCTGGAGCTGGGCGATTTTAACTATGCGGATAATGCTGTTAACTATGGCCTAAAGCTTCATCCTAATTCATTGGACATCAAGATCAAAAAGCTTGAAGTTCTTTTGGAGTGGGAAGATTATAATACGGCAAAAGAGCTAATAGACGAGTTAAAGGCTTCATCTATGGAGCACACGGACTTTTTAGTTTGCTACGCCAAGTATTATTCGAATTTGGGAAATCCTAGAAAATCCATTGAAATTTGTAAAAAAGCATTAGAACTGAAGGAAGAAGAAAACTTTCTTCACAACTTTATTGCGGATGAATATGTGAACTTAGGAGATCCTTTCAACGCTCTTAAACATTACAGAAAAGCATTGAAAGAAGACCCAACGGATGAATATGCGTTGGAAAACTGTATGATCTGCTTTAATGATTTAAAAAAGAGCGAGGAGGCTATTGCCTTTTTGAATGAATATTTAGATGAATTTTCTTATTCTGAAACCGCATGGTATGAATACGGACAGTTCTATTTCAACAGAAAGAATTATGAAGAAGCGATTAAAGGGTTTGATTATCTTTTAGCGATCAATTCATCTTCTGTAGGAGTATATGCGAATAAAGCAGCTTGTTACGAAGCATTAGGGCAATATAAAAAAGCCATTGAAGTATATGAGGAAATGCTGGAGTTGGAATATACCAAAGCGTTTACTTACTATAAAATCGGATTATGCTATAAAGCAATGAAGCAGCCGATCATCGCATTGAACTCTTTTCAGAAATCATTGAGGGAAGATCCTCAGTTCTATCTGTCTATGATGGAGCAGTCTTATTTGTATGAGGAAATGGGGGGAATGGCTGAAGCGCTTCATTTTGCAAAAGAGGCAACTCATCTGAATGACAGCAACCTTGATTATCAAAAAAGGCTTGCATTTTTATTTATTGATGCTGGAAAATTTGAAGAAAGCCTTTCCTGTTTGAAAAAGCTTGTAGCTTCAGAACCGTCAAGGTTTTACAACTGGTATGCCTACTCAGAAGTGTTAATGCTTTTGGGTGAATACGAAGAAGCCGTTACGATTTTATACAAAGCTATAGAAAATCATAACAGGGCAGAATTGTATTATCAGCTAAGCAACTGCTATTTCAACCTTAGAGATCAGGAAAAAGGAATTGAAACCCTTCAGAAGGCATTAGATCTGGACCCGACTCTTGTTCAGGATATGCAGAAGAAATATCCTTTCATTAAAGATGGTGTAAAAAAGGCTAAAGCCAAAGTGAAGAAAAAGAATTAA
- a CDS encoding zinc-binding alcohol dehydrogenase family protein encodes MKAAVVFEKGATPQYADFQDPQVTKDNEQLVYVKAASIKHLDRARASGKHYSTENEEHQPKIIGSDGAGILENGKRVYFFSKRGTVAEKAIADKHMTVPIPDGLDFATASALPNAIMGSAMGLRFKTQLKTGETVLINGATGVTGMIAVQIAKLYGAKKVIATGRNEEALQALRELGADEVISLKMNDGEFTQKIKEIHSQTPIDVVLDYIWGHSIELLLSSIKGDGNFSHKTRLVSVGGMSGDTIQLSSQILRGTDLQISGSGLGSWTPEEFKLLLTEIIPQMFQAAAEGKIKMETEVIDLEDIESVWQNEIPNRKRLVVLI; translated from the coding sequence ATGAAAGCAGCAGTAGTATTTGAAAAAGGAGCAACTCCTCAATATGCAGATTTTCAGGATCCTCAAGTTACGAAGGACAATGAGCAACTCGTCTATGTAAAAGCAGCATCCATAAAACATTTGGACAGGGCCAGAGCAAGCGGAAAACACTATTCTACGGAAAATGAGGAACATCAGCCTAAAATTATAGGAAGTGACGGGGCCGGAATATTGGAAAACGGAAAAAGAGTATATTTTTTCAGTAAAAGAGGAACGGTTGCAGAAAAAGCAATAGCTGATAAACATATGACTGTTCCCATTCCTGATGGATTGGATTTCGCTACAGCATCAGCATTACCTAATGCGATTATGGGCTCAGCAATGGGATTAAGGTTTAAAACACAATTAAAAACAGGAGAAACGGTCCTGATCAATGGAGCAACAGGGGTAACCGGAATGATTGCTGTACAGATCGCAAAATTATACGGAGCTAAAAAAGTAATTGCCACGGGTAGAAATGAAGAAGCATTGCAGGCGCTTCGGGAGTTGGGTGCCGATGAGGTTATTTCCTTGAAAATGAATGATGGGGAGTTTACGCAGAAAATAAAGGAAATTCATAGCCAGACTCCTATTGATGTAGTACTGGATTACATCTGGGGTCATTCTATTGAGCTTCTTCTGTCCTCCATAAAAGGAGATGGAAATTTTTCCCACAAAACAAGATTGGTGTCCGTTGGAGGAATGAGCGGAGACACTATTCAGCTGTCGTCACAGATACTCAGAGGAACTGATCTTCAGATTTCCGGTTCCGGATTGGGAAGTTGGACTCCTGAAGAGTTTAAGTTGTTGCTTACGGAAATTATCCCTCAAATGTTCCAGGCTGCAGCAGAAGGAAAAATAAAAATGGAAACTGAAGTTATTGATTTAGAAGATATTGAATCGGTATGGCAAAATGAAATTCCTAACAGAAAAAGGTTAGTCGTGTTAATTTAA
- a CDS encoding Crp/Fnr family transcriptional regulator: MFEHLKAKFPFPKTKCVRFIREFKRIEVPAKTILLKENEVSLHAYYIEKGLARAWYNNDGKDVTFQFFTENTMFSSLESFRKGLPSMVSFETIEPCILWKIDKPTVDRILAEIYNDPELRDRFMDSVFERTFDYMKHFFSFIKDSPQQRYLDLAKEKPEIIKRVPQHYIASYLGITTVHLSRIKAKILKGG; the protein is encoded by the coding sequence ATGTTTGAGCATCTAAAAGCAAAGTTTCCGTTTCCGAAAACAAAATGTGTCCGATTTATCAGGGAATTCAAACGCATTGAAGTACCGGCAAAGACCATTCTTTTAAAAGAGAATGAGGTGTCCTTGCATGCCTATTATATTGAAAAGGGATTGGCAAGAGCCTGGTATAACAATGACGGAAAGGATGTTACTTTTCAGTTTTTTACGGAGAATACCATGTTTTCTTCTTTGGAAAGCTTCAGAAAAGGTCTGCCGAGCATGGTTTCCTTTGAGACCATAGAACCTTGCATTTTATGGAAAATAGATAAGCCCACCGTTGACCGGATTTTAGCAGAAATATATAATGATCCTGAGCTGAGGGATCGCTTTATGGATTCAGTCTTTGAGAGAACATTTGATTATATGAAGCATTTCTTTTCATTTATAAAAGACAGTCCTCAGCAACGTTACCTTGATCTTGCAAAGGAGAAACCTGAAATTATTAAAAGAGTTCCCCAGCATTATATCGCTTCTTACCTCGGAATTACGACCGTCCACCTGAGCAGAATAAAGGCCAAAATCCTCAAAGGAGGCTAA
- the glmM gene encoding phosphoglucosamine mutase, with protein sequence MSLIKSISGIRGTIGGKVNDNLTPLDVVKFASAFGTWLQNNKNKKNLTLVIGRDARISGGMVSSLVTATLQGLGINVIDLGLSTTPTVEIMVPELKADGGIILTASHNPKQWNALKLLNEKGEFISGENGAEMLAIAESEDFNFAEVDDLGKYETRDDAFDIHIQQILDLPMVDVEAIKAKKFKVVLDAVNSTGGIAIPMLLDKLGCETIKLYCEPNGHFPHNPEPLKEHLGDICELVKKEKADFGVVVDPDVDRLALIDEKGEMFGEEYTLVAVADYLLKHKNGVAISNLSSSRALRDIARNHNSEYFASAVGEVNVVTLMKEKNAVIGGEGNGGIIYPDLHYGRDSLVGVALFLTYLAKENKTVSELRAGYPSYFMGKKKIELTPEINVDDILAKMEKEYQNEEVSTIDGVKIDFENNWVHLRKSNTEPIIRVYTEAKSQEEADQLADQIIAKINSLI encoded by the coding sequence ATGTCATTAATTAAAAGTATTTCAGGAATCCGGGGAACGATCGGAGGAAAAGTAAATGATAACTTAACTCCACTTGATGTGGTAAAGTTTGCTTCCGCTTTCGGGACCTGGCTTCAGAACAATAAAAACAAAAAAAACTTAACGCTTGTTATAGGAAGGGATGCAAGGATTTCCGGTGGAATGGTTTCCTCTCTGGTAACAGCTACATTACAGGGACTGGGGATCAATGTTATTGATCTCGGACTTTCCACAACACCTACCGTGGAAATTATGGTTCCGGAACTGAAGGCGGACGGAGGAATTATCCTTACCGCTTCCCATAATCCAAAACAATGGAACGCCCTTAAATTGTTGAATGAAAAAGGAGAATTCATCAGTGGTGAGAACGGAGCAGAGATGCTGGCAATCGCTGAAAGTGAAGATTTCAACTTTGCGGAAGTAGACGATTTAGGGAAATATGAAACAAGGGACGATGCCTTTGATATTCATATCCAGCAGATCCTTGATCTTCCCATGGTAGATGTTGAAGCCATTAAAGCCAAAAAATTCAAAGTTGTTTTAGACGCTGTGAATTCTACAGGTGGAATAGCGATTCCGATGTTGCTGGATAAACTTGGATGTGAAACCATAAAACTGTATTGTGAGCCTAACGGACATTTTCCGCACAACCCGGAGCCTCTGAAAGAACACTTGGGAGACATCTGCGAACTGGTAAAAAAAGAAAAAGCAGATTTCGGAGTGGTAGTGGATCCTGATGTTGATAGGCTGGCCCTGATCGATGAAAAGGGAGAGATGTTTGGGGAAGAGTATACATTGGTTGCAGTGGCGGATTATTTATTAAAACATAAAAACGGAGTTGCCATATCCAATCTTTCTTCGAGCCGTGCATTGAGGGATATCGCCCGGAATCATAATTCTGAATATTTCGCAAGTGCGGTAGGAGAGGTAAATGTTGTTACCCTGATGAAAGAGAAAAATGCGGTTATCGGAGGAGAAGGAAACGGAGGAATTATTTATCCTGATCTTCACTACGGAAGAGACTCTTTGGTAGGCGTTGCCCTTTTCCTTACTTATCTGGCAAAAGAAAATAAAACCGTTTCAGAGCTGAGAGCAGGATATCCAAGCTATTTTATGGGGAAAAAGAAAATTGAACTTACCCCTGAAATCAACGTAGATGATATTTTAGCCAAAATGGAAAAAGAATATCAGAACGAAGAAGTTTCTACCATAGATGGAGTGAAAATAGATTTTGAAAACAACTGGGTTCACCTTCGTAAATCGAATACGGAACCTATTATCAGAGTCTATACTGAGGCCAAATCCCAGGAAGAGGCAGATCAGCTGGCAGACCAGATTATAGCGAAAATAAATAGCCTGATTTAA
- the feoB gene encoding ferrous iron transport protein B, whose amino-acid sequence MQENKKKKVLLVGNPNVGKSTVFNTLCNKKQKTGNYAGVTVASYSGHYSYKDEEVEVVDLPGSYSIYPSSEDEAIFSKFLIDEQQNYAGVVYILEALSLKRGLLLFQQIQDLGIPLILVVNQIDQAQRRGIDIDIQQFSNALNIKIIQTNAKEQIGIDQIREAVFNNDFKKTEKTSFEVPNEHKDFIAKIVAHKGLGSDYEAWMSISSGVELSKIESVHDILNSPDAKSLVPKRLQVQETVRRYQNVDKILANVITKKPQFKELLTEKLDKVLVHKFWGYVIFMLILLIIFQSVFFLAEYPMNWIESFFSWLSAFTGEHLPEGPVNSLVSNGIIPGLGGIMVFAPQIGILLYFLYLLEDSGYMARVIFLMDRFLRPFGLNGKSIVPLVSGTACAIPAVISTRNIENVKERLLTILVTPFMTCSARLPVYSIIIGLVISDKSFLGIKYKALVLMGMYLLGFLVALFSAAILKRFIKDKGKTYLVMDLPTYKKPLFGYDFKMVLGKVWDFITGAGKIIFIVSIIIWFLSYFGPAQKTNQMVATDVKLDHSYLAKMGKAIEPAIAPLGYDWKMGVGIITSFVAREVFVGTMSTLYSLSDDAPEVKVIDKMRHDVKPNGEKVFNFATGISILLFYAFAMQCVSTLAVVYRETKSLKWTGFQVVMMTGLAYFVSMFIYQILK is encoded by the coding sequence ATGCAGGAAAATAAGAAAAAAAAGGTACTTTTAGTTGGAAATCCGAATGTAGGAAAATCCACAGTTTTCAATACACTCTGTAATAAAAAACAGAAGACCGGGAATTATGCCGGTGTTACCGTAGCAAGCTATTCCGGACATTACAGCTACAAGGATGAGGAAGTGGAAGTGGTGGATTTACCGGGTTCTTACAGTATATATCCGAGCTCTGAAGATGAAGCTATTTTTTCAAAATTTCTGATCGATGAGCAGCAAAACTATGCCGGAGTTGTTTATATCCTTGAGGCCTTAAGTTTAAAAAGGGGTCTTCTTTTGTTTCAACAGATCCAGGATCTGGGTATTCCTCTTATTTTGGTAGTTAACCAGATCGACCAGGCTCAAAGACGCGGGATTGATATCGATATCCAGCAGTTCTCAAATGCTTTAAATATTAAAATTATCCAAACCAATGCTAAAGAGCAAATTGGAATAGATCAGATACGGGAAGCTGTTTTTAATAATGATTTTAAAAAAACAGAAAAAACTTCTTTTGAAGTACCAAATGAACATAAGGATTTTATAGCAAAAATTGTAGCTCATAAGGGCTTGGGTAGTGATTATGAAGCCTGGATGAGTATATCATCGGGAGTAGAACTCAGCAAAATAGAATCTGTTCATGATATTCTCAATAGTCCGGATGCGAAAAGTCTGGTTCCGAAGAGACTACAGGTTCAGGAGACAGTAAGAAGGTACCAGAATGTTGATAAGATATTAGCGAATGTAATCACTAAAAAACCACAGTTCAAAGAACTGCTTACCGAAAAGCTGGATAAAGTTTTGGTGCATAAGTTCTGGGGATATGTGATTTTCATGCTAATCTTACTTATTATATTCCAAAGCGTATTCTTCCTTGCGGAGTATCCGATGAACTGGATTGAAAGTTTCTTCTCATGGCTGTCCGCATTCACCGGCGAGCATCTTCCTGAAGGACCGGTAAATTCACTTGTTTCTAATGGAATTATCCCGGGATTAGGAGGGATTATGGTATTTGCTCCTCAAATCGGAATTTTGTTATACTTCTTATATCTGTTAGAAGATTCAGGATATATGGCAAGGGTAATCTTCCTGATGGATAGATTTTTAAGGCCATTTGGACTCAACGGGAAAAGTATTGTCCCATTGGTTTCCGGAACAGCTTGTGCGATCCCTGCTGTGATTTCCACACGTAATATCGAAAACGTTAAGGAAAGACTCCTGACCATTTTAGTAACTCCTTTCATGACCTGTTCTGCAAGACTTCCTGTATATAGCATCATTATCGGCTTGGTTATTTCAGACAAAAGCTTTTTAGGAATAAAGTATAAAGCTCTGGTATTAATGGGAATGTATCTGCTAGGATTTCTTGTCGCTTTATTTTCAGCAGCCATCTTAAAAAGATTTATTAAAGATAAAGGTAAAACATACCTTGTAATGGATTTACCTACTTATAAAAAACCATTGTTCGGATATGATTTCAAAATGGTTTTAGGAAAGGTTTGGGACTTTATAACGGGAGCAGGAAAGATAATCTTTATTGTAAGCATTATCATCTGGTTCTTAAGTTATTTCGGACCGGCACAGAAGACCAATCAAATGGTTGCGACAGATGTTAAGCTGGATCACTCCTACCTTGCAAAAATGGGTAAGGCTATAGAGCCGGCCATTGCTCCTTTGGGTTATGATTGGAAAATGGGAGTAGGAATCATTACCAGTTTTGTAGCTAGAGAAGTTTTTGTAGGTACAATGTCTACCTTATACAGCCTGAGTGATGATGCTCCTGAAGTAAAAGTAATTGACAAAATGAGACACGATGTGAAACCAAACGGTGAAAAAGTGTTTAATTTTGCAACAGGAATATCTATCCTTTTATTTTATGCATTTGCAATGCAGTGTGTTTCCACACTTGCAGTAGTCTACAGAGAAACAAAAAGCCTTAAATGGACAGGCTTTCAGGTTGTTATGATGACTGGTTTGGCATATTTTGTGTCTATGTTTATTTATCAAATTCTAAAATAA
- a CDS encoding FeoA family protein has protein sequence MGKILGYDNDHLKMPNKIIEMGLLPETVFRILYQAPFSGPMYVEFGDEKSRIALREEEGDYIIVQEWD, from the coding sequence ATGGGGAAGATATTGGGTTATGATAATGATCATCTAAAGATGCCAAACAAAATTATAGAAATGGGTCTTTTACCGGAAACCGTTTTCAGGATTTTGTATCAGGCTCCATTTAGTGGTCCCATGTATGTGGAATTTGGAGATGAAAAAAGCCGTATAGCTCTCAGAGAAGAAGAAGGGGATTATATAATTGTACAAGAATGGGATTAA
- a CDS encoding GLPGLI family protein, whose amino-acid sequence MKKLLSVFLIALFAFANAQESKETANRFFYELTFKPKKDSTKIDKVITILDITDKNRSIYQDYTIIAQDSILKVEIEAMQKAGVMKDLSKTIRQPKISARVYKFYPSMKVQYVDKIASGFTPSNIGYNEEPKFNWNILTDKQKIGAYNTQKATTEFGGRKWTAWFSTDLPFPDGPYKFSGLPGLIVKIEDDAKDYSWVLQGNKKVKDYTEYSYVENLMQAKGGKVNELTREKFEKTYNDFKKDPFATLRPMMTQDMLSKTIPGMDGTVGDMLKKQEKQYKDFFNANDNPIEKVEITDKKKK is encoded by the coding sequence ATGAAAAAGTTGCTTTCAGTATTCTTAATTGCTCTCTTTGCTTTTGCCAATGCTCAGGAGTCTAAAGAAACTGCAAACCGTTTCTTTTACGAACTTACTTTTAAACCTAAAAAAGATTCTACTAAAATAGACAAGGTTATTACGATATTGGATATTACAGATAAAAACAGATCGATTTATCAGGATTATACCATTATCGCACAGGATTCGATCCTGAAGGTGGAAATAGAAGCAATGCAGAAGGCAGGTGTGATGAAAGACCTTTCAAAAACAATCAGACAGCCTAAAATTTCTGCCAGGGTTTATAAATTTTATCCAAGCATGAAAGTGCAGTATGTTGATAAAATTGCCAGTGGATTTACTCCAAGTAATATAGGATATAACGAGGAGCCGAAATTCAACTGGAATATTCTTACCGACAAACAAAAAATAGGAGCTTATAATACACAAAAAGCAACCACAGAATTCGGAGGAAGAAAATGGACAGCATGGTTCAGTACGGATCTGCCTTTTCCTGACGGTCCTTACAAGTTTTCTGGTCTTCCGGGTCTGATTGTCAAGATAGAGGACGATGCAAAAGATTATTCGTGGGTGCTTCAGGGAAATAAGAAGGTGAAAGATTACACAGAATATTCATACGTAGAAAACCTGATGCAGGCGAAAGGAGGAAAGGTAAACGAACTGACCAGAGAAAAATTCGAAAAAACGTATAACGATTTCAAAAAAGATCCTTTTGCTACTCTGAGACCGATGATGACACAGGACATGCTTTCCAAGACCATACCGGGAATGGATGGAACTGTAGGTGATATGTTGAAGAAACAGGAAAAACAATACAAAGATTTCTTTAATGCCAATGATAACCCGATTGAGAAGGTTGAAATAACTGACAAAAAGAAAAAATAG
- a CDS encoding damage-inducible protein DinB, whose product MDTLAQLKSELDSEYQTTRKFFDLYPDDKNEYAPHEKSMKMKSLANHLADVFEWPNTMLKTSELDFGTAQHPTTSATKEDLLKKLDENYKSGIDALENAKEDDLNSTWALKHNGHELAKWTKYASIRHSLNQITHHRAQLGVYYRLNDIPLPGSYGPSADVQSF is encoded by the coding sequence ATGGACACATTAGCTCAATTAAAATCCGAACTTGATAGTGAGTATCAAACCACCAGAAAATTTTTTGACCTCTATCCCGATGACAAAAATGAGTATGCTCCTCACGAAAAAAGCATGAAAATGAAATCGCTTGCCAACCATCTTGCTGATGTTTTTGAGTGGCCCAACACCATGCTGAAAACATCTGAACTGGATTTTGGAACCGCACAACATCCAACCACGTCTGCTACGAAAGAAGATTTATTAAAAAAACTGGATGAGAACTATAAATCGGGTATCGACGCATTGGAAAATGCAAAAGAAGATGACCTGAATTCTACCTGGGCTTTAAAACATAATGGGCATGAATTGGCAAAATGGACCAAGTATGCATCAATCCGCCACAGTTTAAATCAAATTACCCACCACAGAGCTCAGCTGGGAGTATACTACAGGCTCAATGATATTCCTTTGCCGGGAAGTTACGGTCCGTCTGCAGACGTACAAAGCTTTTAA